One stretch of Heptranchias perlo isolate sHepPer1 chromosome 41, sHepPer1.hap1, whole genome shotgun sequence DNA includes these proteins:
- the LOC137305840 gene encoding melanoma-derived growth regulatory protein-like — MFAGWNKMQTEMSLTASAFCMIVFCTAGVFSTRGEVRHKLADRKLCADEECSHPISMARALADYTGPDCRFINIRQGQIVYVYGKLKGKGRNFWQGTVQGDYFGEQSGILGFFPNSVVQEIQHLGTEVVELPTVDWDFYC, encoded by the exons ATGTTTGCTGGCTGGAACAAAATGCAGACCGAGATGTCTCTGACAGCATCGGCCTTTTGCATGATTGTTTTCTGCACCGCTGGTGTCTTTTCCACGAGGGGAGAAGTGAGGCATAAACTGGCGGACAGGAAGCTGTGCGCAGATGAAGAATGCAGCC ATCCCATTTCAATGGCTCGGGCGCTGGCAGATTACACGGGTCCTGACTGCAGATTCATCAACATCCGCCAAGGACAAATCGTTTATGTGTATGGGAAACTCAAAGGGAAGGGACGCAATTTCTGGCAAGGGACT GTTCAAGGTGATTATTTTGGGGAGCAGTCTGGAATTCTTGGATTTTTCCCAAATTCGGTTGTGCAAGAGATCCAACATCTGGGGACAGAGGTTGTGGAACTGCCTACGGTT GACTGGGATTTCTACTGTTAG